In Pseudomonas poae, a single genomic region encodes these proteins:
- a CDS encoding PAS domain S-box protein, with the protein MTEMRRKHTAQIMESEARMKLAQENARIVTWEWNLLTDEVTYSSNVQAVYGWPVKHNEDFWSHIPPDEVPALQAVFERSISSGQPCDTDFRMLTPEGEVRWISSRATPLLDDAGRALKMIGISMDTTARKVAEDAVRHSEDRLRMVFELADEAMAFIDVDGRWLTVNPAFTQLSGYAIDDLIGSNVSTLLQPGAPLLASIVASPLKVHEQVGQLRHKTAAPVPVRLKARLHLEQIVMVLAAV; encoded by the coding sequence ATGACCGAGATGCGCCGCAAGCACACCGCCCAGATCATGGAGAGCGAGGCGCGCATGAAGCTCGCCCAGGAAAACGCACGCATCGTGACCTGGGAGTGGAACCTGCTGACCGACGAGGTCACCTATTCAAGCAACGTGCAGGCCGTCTACGGCTGGCCCGTCAAGCACAACGAAGACTTCTGGAGCCATATTCCACCCGACGAAGTGCCGGCCTTGCAGGCGGTGTTCGAGCGCTCCATCAGCAGCGGGCAACCCTGTGACACCGACTTTCGCATGCTGACCCCAGAAGGCGAGGTGCGCTGGATCTCATCGCGGGCCACGCCGTTGCTGGACGACGCCGGTCGCGCCCTTAAAATGATCGGCATCAGCATGGACACCACGGCTCGCAAGGTCGCCGAAGACGCTGTGCGCCACAGTGAAGACCGGCTGCGCATGGTGTTTGAGCTGGCGGACGAAGCCATGGCGTTTATCGATGTTGATGGACGTTGGCTGACGGTGAACCCGGCGTTCACGCAGTTGAGCGGGTACGCGATTGACGACCTGATCGGGTCCAACGTGAGCACACTGCTGCAACCTGGCGCGCCGCTATTGGCGTCTATCGTGGCATCGCCGTTGAAGGTGCACGAGCAAGTGGGCCAGTTGCGTCACAAAACCGCTGCGCCCGTGCCGGTCCGCCTCAAGGCCCGGCTGCACCTTGAGC